Proteins from a genomic interval of Hydrogenophaga sp. PAMC20947:
- a CDS encoding cysteine hydrolase translates to MKQNIQLLIIDPQNDFCDVPEPWQGVDPLSGQRIAPALPVQGAHADMLRLAELIQAGQAGLSDMVVTLDSHHLFDVAHPAYWQQADGSPVAPFTPIAAQQVRGGLFRTRDPGAQTRTLQYLDALEAQGRYGLMVWPLHCEIGTWGHNVHAAVRQAYNQWEVALLRTVQVVYKGSNPWTEHYSALQAEVPDATDPDTQLNRALIAELDRADVLLVAGEASSHCVKATMEHLVDNLPSGAPNKIILITDCMSPVGGFEAEGKAFVAGMLARGVRQATAAEVLPLLQANRP, encoded by the coding sequence ATGAAACAGAACATCCAGTTGCTCATCATCGATCCACAAAACGATTTTTGTGACGTGCCGGAACCGTGGCAAGGGGTCGATCCCCTTTCGGGACAGCGCATCGCGCCAGCTTTGCCGGTGCAGGGCGCACATGCCGACATGTTGCGGTTGGCCGAGCTGATTCAAGCCGGTCAGGCGGGTTTGTCCGACATGGTGGTCACGCTCGATTCACACCACCTGTTTGACGTGGCCCATCCCGCGTACTGGCAGCAGGCCGACGGATCGCCGGTTGCCCCGTTCACCCCCATCGCGGCGCAGCAGGTGCGTGGTGGCCTGTTCCGCACACGCGACCCGGGCGCACAGACACGAACCCTGCAGTACCTCGATGCGCTGGAAGCGCAGGGCCGCTACGGGCTGATGGTGTGGCCGCTGCACTGCGAAATCGGCACCTGGGGGCACAACGTACACGCCGCTGTGCGCCAGGCCTACAACCAATGGGAAGTTGCGTTGTTGCGCACGGTGCAGGTGGTCTACAAAGGCAGCAACCCCTGGACGGAACATTACAGCGCGCTGCAGGCCGAAGTGCCCGACGCGACCGACCCCGACACCCAGCTCAACCGCGCCCTGATCGCTGAGCTGGACCGCGCCGATGTGCTGCTGGTCGCGGGTGAAGCCAGCAGCCACTGCGTCAAGGCCACCATGGAGCACCTGGTCGACAACCTGCCCAGCGGAGCGCCGAACAAGATCATCCTGATCACGGACTGCATGAGCCCGGTGGGCGGCTTCGAGGCCGAGGGCAAGGCCTTTGTGGCCGGCATGCTGGCACGCGGTGTGCGTCAGGCCACAGCGGCCGAGGTGTTGCCTCTGTTGCAAGCCAACCGGCCCTGA
- the pncB gene encoding nicotinate phosphoribosyltransferase: MSAEQTTVIQSLLETDLYKFAMWQAMLHRHPQTQAEYTFVCRNEPAFPLAELADEVSRELDHLCSLRFQPDELAFIGGLRYIKSDFIDFLRIFQFQREFIEVKTRGETLEVVARGPQVHVMGFEIYVLAIVNELYFRRLGDANTLDVARERLAEKIGLLQAFDREPKRRHPFHFFDFGARRHYSGAWQREVVATLKAQVPQYFKGTSNVLLAKDLGMVPIGTMAHEYLQTFQALGVRLRDFQKAALEAWVQEYRGDLGIALSDVVGMDAFLADFDLYFAKLFDGLRHDSGDPVIWGEKALAHYQTLRIDANTKRLVFSDGLDIPTALSLYRHFADRTQLGFGIGTNLSNDVGLTPLNIVMKITSANGQPVAKLSDSPGKTMCHDETYLAYLRQVFKVGVAS; encoded by the coding sequence ATGTCCGCCGAGCAAACAACCGTCATCCAGAGCTTGCTGGAGACCGATCTTTACAAGTTCGCCATGTGGCAGGCCATGCTGCACCGGCATCCGCAAACCCAGGCCGAATACACCTTTGTCTGTCGCAATGAGCCTGCGTTTCCGCTGGCGGAGCTCGCAGACGAGGTCAGCCGCGAGCTCGATCACCTGTGTTCCCTGCGCTTTCAGCCTGACGAACTGGCCTTTATCGGCGGTTTGCGTTACATCAAATCGGACTTCATCGACTTTTTGCGCATCTTCCAGTTTCAGCGCGAGTTCATCGAAGTCAAGACCCGTGGCGAGACGCTGGAGGTGGTGGCACGCGGGCCTCAGGTGCACGTCATGGGCTTCGAGATCTATGTGCTGGCCATCGTCAACGAGTTGTACTTTCGCCGCCTGGGCGATGCGAACACGCTCGATGTGGCCCGAGAGCGCCTGGCTGAAAAAATCGGCTTATTGCAGGCGTTCGATCGCGAGCCGAAAAGGCGGCACCCTTTCCATTTTTTCGACTTCGGTGCGCGCCGGCACTACAGCGGCGCCTGGCAGCGCGAAGTGGTCGCCACCCTGAAAGCGCAGGTGCCCCAGTATTTCAAGGGCACTTCCAACGTGTTGCTGGCCAAAGACCTGGGCATGGTGCCCATTGGCACCATGGCCCACGAATACCTGCAAACCTTCCAGGCCCTGGGTGTGCGCCTGCGTGATTTTCAGAAGGCGGCGCTGGAAGCCTGGGTGCAGGAATACCGGGGTGATCTGGGTATTGCCCTGAGCGATGTGGTGGGCATGGATGCCTTCCTTGCCGACTTCGACCTGTACTTCGCCAAGCTGTTTGATGGCCTGCGGCACGACTCGGGTGATCCGGTGATCTGGGGCGAAAAAGCACTGGCGCACTACCAGACCCTGCGCATCGACGCGAACACCAAACGGCTGGTGTTTTCCGATGGCCTCGACATCCCCACCGCGCTGTCGCTCTACCGCCACTTTGCCGACCGCACCCAGCTGGGGTTTGGCATTGGCACCAACCTCAGCAACGACGTGGGTCTGACGCCGCTCAACATCGTGATGAAGATCACCAGCGCCAACGGGCAACCGGTGGCCAAGCTGTCGGACTCACCTGGCAAAACGATGTGCCACGACGAAACCTACCTGGCCTATCTGCGCCAGGTGTTCAAGGTGGGGGTGGCGTCATGA
- a CDS encoding NAD+ synthase, with the protein MIQLTLAQLNYTVGDIQGNVALMVGAAQQARDGGAEMVIFTELALTGYYPGDLLDDPAFQQRTAAGLLALLQASREMPNLVWIIGAPINHDGPGRSMNNGLLALKDGEVVLRYAKQLLPSYNIFNERRHFEPGPDVAPVLRVGTTRVGFMVCEDGWNDSGSEYEVNPFRRMRDAAPDFVVLINASPSDIGKRELRHKVFSEASARHDLPLVYVNQVGGQDQIVFDGASFAVEPLNGIVFEARRFEQDVTTLRFDAGRFWMGNGDEPGQVKTEGLPTMAFYQAQIVLGLRDYARRCGFKQAVVGSSGGIDSALTLALAVAALGADNVAAVTMPSRYSSTGSVDDSVTLCRNLGIPLHTHPIADLVAVYAQQFETTYGEPLKGLPLENLQARIRGTVLMEHSNSFGHLLLTTGNKSEISVGYCTLYGDTNGGLGLIGDLYKTEVFALSRHVNEAAGRELIPQAIIDKEPSAELAPDQKDSDSLPPYPVLDEILKYVVEGERLAQGEYAQAKAFVKGLRAQPEGLALIERIQHMVARNEYKRRQAPPIIRVRARAFGAGRQMPIAAKHY; encoded by the coding sequence ATGATCCAGCTGACGTTGGCCCAGCTCAATTACACCGTGGGCGACATCCAGGGCAATGTGGCGCTCATGGTCGGTGCGGCTCAGCAGGCCCGCGATGGCGGCGCTGAAATGGTGATTTTCACCGAGCTGGCCCTCACGGGCTACTACCCCGGCGATTTGCTGGACGACCCTGCGTTCCAGCAGCGCACGGCGGCGGGGCTTCTGGCCTTGCTTCAGGCGTCGCGCGAGATGCCCAACCTGGTGTGGATCATTGGTGCACCCATCAACCACGATGGCCCTGGCCGGTCCATGAACAATGGTTTGCTGGCGTTGAAAGACGGTGAGGTGGTCCTGCGCTACGCCAAACAGCTGCTGCCCAGCTACAACATTTTCAACGAGCGGCGTCATTTTGAGCCTGGCCCCGATGTGGCGCCGGTGTTGCGCGTGGGCACCACGCGGGTGGGCTTCATGGTGTGTGAAGACGGGTGGAACGACTCGGGATCCGAGTACGAGGTCAACCCGTTTCGCCGCATGCGCGATGCCGCGCCCGACTTTGTGGTGCTGATCAATGCCAGCCCTTCCGATATTGGCAAACGCGAGTTGCGCCACAAGGTGTTCTCAGAAGCCAGCGCGCGCCACGATTTGCCGCTGGTGTACGTGAACCAGGTGGGTGGGCAGGACCAGATCGTTTTTGACGGGGCCTCGTTTGCGGTGGAGCCTCTGAACGGCATCGTTTTTGAGGCACGGCGGTTTGAGCAAGACGTGACCACCCTGCGCTTCGATGCCGGGCGGTTTTGGATGGGCAATGGGGATGAGCCCGGCCAAGTGAAAACCGAGGGCCTGCCCACGATGGCTTTTTACCAGGCGCAGATTGTTCTGGGCCTGCGCGATTACGCCCGCCGGTGCGGTTTCAAGCAGGCGGTCGTGGGTTCGTCGGGTGGCATCGACAGCGCCTTGACCCTGGCACTCGCTGTGGCCGCTTTGGGCGCCGACAACGTGGCCGCCGTCACCATGCCTTCGCGCTACTCCTCGACCGGTTCGGTGGACGATTCGGTCACGCTGTGTCGCAATCTGGGTATCCCCCTGCACACCCACCCCATCGCTGATCTGGTGGCCGTCTATGCCCAGCAGTTTGAGACCACTTATGGCGAGCCGCTCAAGGGGTTGCCGCTGGAGAACCTGCAAGCGCGCATCCGTGGCACCGTGCTCATGGAGCACTCCAACAGCTTTGGCCATTTGCTGCTGACGACCGGCAACAAGTCGGAAATTTCGGTGGGCTACTGCACGCTGTATGGCGACACCAACGGGGGCCTGGGTCTGATTGGCGATTTGTACAAAACCGAGGTGTTTGCGCTGTCGCGCCATGTGAATGAAGCCGCTGGGCGCGAGCTGATTCCGCAGGCCATCATCGACAAAGAGCCTTCAGCCGAACTGGCGCCCGACCAGAAGGACAGCGACAGCCTGCCGCCTTATCCGGTGCTGGATGAAATCTTGAAATACGTGGTTGAGGGCGAACGACTGGCCCAAGGCGAATACGCACAAGCGAAAGCGTTCGTCAAAGGGCTGCGTGCCCAACCGGAAGGCCTGGCCTTGATCGAGCGCATTCAGCACATGGTGGCCCGCAACGAATACAAGCGGCGCCAAGCGCCGCCGATCATCCGCGTGCGTGCCCGGGCCTTCGGTGCGGGCCGGCAGATGCCCATCGCTGCCAAACACTATTGA
- a CDS encoding bifunctional nicotinamide-nucleotide adenylyltransferase/Nudix hydroxylase has translation MSAQQPIDIAVYIGRFQPLHNGHLALLRQALDAAPQVVVVIGSAHQARTPKNPFTWQERAEMIRLALPAADRARVRFLPVRDHYDEAKWVVAVRQGVQAAAEQAGLGHRPAVALIGHFKDATSAYLQQFGGWTLRSVERASPVDAEHIRGAWLGNAGKDLEATLSALASVAPSTTLDFMRAWSCLPFYPALAAEWQMLQQYRQAWASAPYAPVFVTVDTVVRCANHVLLIRRGQAPGLGLYAVPGGFIESRETAYQSALRELREETRLSLLESTMQDCLKSSAVFDHPDRSQRGRTITHAFYFDLGHRARPEVLADDDAQSAAWVPVEDLVGLEDQFHDDHFHMLDHFLELQPEAAQPV, from the coding sequence ATGTCTGCACAGCAACCCATTGATATCGCCGTTTACATCGGTCGCTTCCAACCGCTGCACAACGGCCACCTCGCCTTGCTGCGCCAGGCGCTGGATGCCGCGCCGCAGGTGGTGGTGGTCATCGGCTCTGCGCACCAGGCGCGCACACCCAAGAACCCGTTCACCTGGCAAGAGCGGGCCGAGATGATCCGGCTCGCACTGCCCGCGGCCGACCGTGCCCGCGTGCGGTTCCTGCCGGTGCGCGATCATTACGACGAGGCCAAGTGGGTGGTGGCTGTGCGGCAAGGCGTGCAGGCGGCGGCCGAGCAAGCCGGGCTGGGCCATCGACCTGCCGTGGCCTTGATCGGGCATTTCAAGGACGCCACCAGCGCCTACCTGCAGCAATTCGGCGGCTGGACGCTGCGTTCGGTGGAGCGCGCCAGTCCCGTTGATGCGGAGCACATTCGCGGGGCCTGGCTGGGCAACGCGGGCAAGGATCTGGAGGCCACTTTGTCGGCCCTGGCATCGGTGGCACCCAGCACCACCCTGGACTTCATGCGTGCCTGGTCTTGTTTGCCGTTTTACCCGGCGCTGGCTGCGGAATGGCAGATGCTCCAGCAATACCGGCAAGCCTGGGCCAGTGCGCCCTACGCCCCTGTGTTTGTCACGGTGGACACGGTGGTGCGCTGCGCCAACCATGTGCTGCTGATCCGGCGTGGGCAAGCGCCTGGCCTCGGGCTGTATGCCGTACCGGGAGGCTTTATTGAAAGCCGGGAGACCGCGTACCAGTCTGCATTGCGTGAGCTGCGCGAAGAAACGCGTTTGAGTTTGCTGGAATCCACCATGCAGGACTGCCTGAAAAGCAGTGCGGTGTTTGATCACCCCGACCGCAGCCAGCGCGGGCGCACGATCACCCACGCGTTCTATTTTGATCTGGGCCATCGGGCACGGCCCGAGGTGTTGGCCGATGACGATGCGCAGTCGGCGGCTTGGGTTCCGGTGGAAGACCTCGTGGGCCTGGAAGACCAGTTCCACGATGACCACTTCCACATGCTTGACCATTTTTTGGAGCTGCAGCCGGAGGCGGCGCAGCCGGTTTGA
- a CDS encoding HupE/UreJ family protein — MMSWRRLLICCWLLLCGPVLAHKASDSYLVLNVQGSQVSGQWDIALRDIDFALGLDADGSGDITWGELRARHDAVAAWAFSALTLERGGVCPLKVTQHQVDEHTDGAYAVLTFTATCPTDTGDLALEYRLLFDLDGLHRGLLRLDLDGLTHSSVLAPDSRRQVFSGESVSRLRQFRQFLEQGVWHIWIGFDHILFLLSLLLPVVLVRANDGWRGVNRLGEAGREVLWVVTSFTLAHSITLSLAALGYISLPSRLVESAIALSVVLAAFNNIVPLFDRRRWLVAFGFGLIHGFGFASVLAELGLPQQTLVLSLVGFNLGVEAGQLAIVVALLPVIFWLRNTAFYRRGILVGGSLLIMLLALVWLAERVLDLKLISA; from the coding sequence ATGATGAGCTGGCGCCGACTGCTGATCTGCTGCTGGCTGTTGCTCTGCGGTCCCGTGCTGGCCCACAAGGCCAGTGACAGCTACCTGGTGCTCAACGTGCAGGGCTCGCAAGTCAGCGGGCAGTGGGACATTGCCTTGCGCGACATCGACTTCGCTCTCGGACTGGACGCCGACGGCAGCGGCGACATCACCTGGGGCGAACTGCGCGCCCGCCACGACGCGGTAGCGGCCTGGGCCTTCAGCGCCTTGACGCTTGAGCGGGGCGGTGTTTGTCCGCTGAAGGTCACACAACACCAGGTCGACGAGCACACCGACGGCGCCTACGCCGTGTTGACGTTCACCGCGACCTGCCCGACCGACACCGGCGACCTGGCACTGGAGTACCGCCTGCTGTTTGATCTGGATGGTTTGCACCGCGGCTTGTTGCGGCTGGACCTTGACGGCCTGACGCACTCGAGCGTGCTCGCACCCGACAGCCGGCGCCAGGTTTTTTCAGGTGAAAGTGTTTCCCGGCTGAGGCAGTTCCGCCAGTTTCTGGAGCAAGGCGTCTGGCACATCTGGATCGGGTTTGATCACATCCTGTTTTTGCTGTCGCTGCTGCTGCCGGTGGTGCTGGTGCGCGCGAACGACGGCTGGCGCGGGGTCAACCGGCTGGGCGAGGCGGGACGCGAGGTGTTGTGGGTGGTGACGTCATTCACCCTGGCGCATTCCATCACCTTGTCGCTCGCTGCCCTGGGCTACATCTCGCTGCCATCGCGCCTGGTCGAGTCTGCGATTGCGCTGTCGGTGGTGTTGGCCGCGTTCAACAACATCGTGCCCCTGTTTGACCGGCGGCGCTGGTTGGTGGCGTTCGGTTTTGGCTTGATCCATGGCTTCGGCTTCGCCAGCGTACTGGCCGAACTGGGCCTGCCGCAGCAAACCCTGGTCTTGAGCCTGGTGGGTTTCAACTTGGGCGTGGAAGCCGGCCAGCTCGCCATCGTGGTGGCGCTCTTGCCCGTGATCTTCTGGTTGCGCAACACGGCTTTCTACCGCCGCGGCATTCTGGTGGGTGGCTCGCTGCTGATCATGCTGCTGGCCCTGGTCTGGCTGGCCGAACGTGTGTTGGATCTGAAGCTGATCAGCGCCTGA
- the imuA gene encoding translesion DNA synthesis-associated protein ImuA, translated as MIASDTRPADAPLPGLSFPSNAAFDARALPASVAAALWRGDQLGSAVAQVYASGFEALDAVLPGGGWPGHSLTEILTAHSGTLEWRLLGGVLSSVCAAGRSVVLVGPPRMPHVPGLRLAGLSDKQLVWIQAETPAERLWSAEQLIKANACGALIAWLPQVRTEQIRRLQVLAAGCEAPVFLCRPASAAQESSAAPLRLLARVGLDWELLVDVFKRKGPPLAAMLRLPSVPAGLHRILTPRLRVPSALLPSTPVRGVGVFVREAEHALVRTPVAPAQRQRTVPH; from the coding sequence ATGATCGCCTCTGACACCCGCCCGGCCGACGCTCCGTTGCCCGGGCTTTCTTTCCCCTCCAACGCCGCTTTTGACGCTCGGGCTTTGCCTGCGTCGGTTGCGGCGGCGCTGTGGCGTGGCGATCAGTTGGGCAGTGCCGTGGCCCAGGTGTATGCCAGCGGGTTTGAGGCGCTGGACGCGGTTTTGCCCGGCGGCGGTTGGCCGGGCCACAGTCTCACCGAAATCTTGACCGCCCACAGTGGCACGCTGGAGTGGCGTCTGCTCGGCGGGGTGTTGAGCAGCGTGTGCGCCGCCGGGCGATCGGTGGTGCTGGTGGGGCCGCCGCGCATGCCCCATGTGCCGGGGTTGCGGCTGGCGGGTTTGAGCGACAAGCAACTGGTGTGGATTCAGGCCGAAACGCCGGCCGAGCGGCTGTGGAGCGCCGAGCAGTTGATCAAGGCCAACGCCTGCGGCGCATTGATCGCCTGGTTGCCGCAGGTGCGCACCGAGCAGATCCGGCGCCTGCAGGTGTTGGCGGCGGGTTGTGAGGCACCGGTATTTTTGTGCCGCCCGGCGAGTGCGGCGCAGGAATCGTCTGCGGCGCCGCTGCGGCTGCTGGCGCGCGTGGGGCTGGATTGGGAGTTGCTGGTGGATGTGTTCAAACGCAAAGGCCCGCCGCTGGCCGCCATGCTGCGCTTGCCCAGCGTGCCCGCGGGCTTGCACCGCATTCTCACGCCGCGTTTGCGGGTTCCCAGTGCGCTGTTGCCCAGCACGCCTGTCCGTGGGGTTGGTGTTTTTGTTCGTGAGGCTGAGCATGCTCTGGTCCGCACTCCTGTTGCCCCCGCCCAGCGACAACGCACCGTCCCCCATTGA
- a CDS encoding DNA polymerase Y family protein, giving the protein MLWSALLLPPPSDNAPSPIEPATLQALAIWALQFTPRVALADDAVLMEVAGSVRLFGGRRALRDKVWGEGRELGVGQLAWAPNSLAALALARAGRENGLRGPLEALLDALPMAVLSAVRPHALTLSHIGCRTLGDVRALPRGGMARRFDKALLTALDQTYGLAPEVHQWVGLPETFEARLELMFRVDEASALLSGARRLLLQMAGWLAARHSGVTAFTLHWAHDVMRSREVGEGGHLTVGTAEPTRNVEHLSRLLAEHLGKVELAAPVGDLRLSADTVHRLTEASASLLPDNAVHQGETLHLVLERLAARLGPERVLRPVLTEDHRQEWMCRWQPAPLVLPRKPAPGPELPQPTFVLPQPLRLAMRGNRPIYQGELQLLAGPQRVEGGWWDRVSGTPVDEAETTRYMARDYWVALSALAGVLWVFQTRLDHEPAWYLHGHFA; this is encoded by the coding sequence ATGCTCTGGTCCGCACTCCTGTTGCCCCCGCCCAGCGACAACGCACCGTCCCCCATTGAGCCGGCCACGTTGCAGGCGTTGGCGATCTGGGCGTTGCAATTCACGCCCCGTGTGGCCCTCGCTGACGACGCGGTGCTGATGGAGGTGGCGGGCAGCGTGCGCCTGTTTGGCGGGCGGCGCGCGCTGCGCGACAAGGTCTGGGGCGAGGGTCGGGAGCTGGGCGTGGGCCAGCTGGCCTGGGCGCCCAACAGCCTGGCGGCTTTGGCGCTGGCGCGCGCGGGACGGGAAAACGGTTTGCGTGGGCCGCTGGAGGCCTTGCTCGATGCGCTGCCCATGGCTGTTTTGAGCGCGGTGCGGCCCCATGCGCTCACGCTTTCTCACATCGGTTGTCGCACACTGGGCGATGTGCGTGCGCTGCCGCGCGGTGGCATGGCGCGGCGCTTTGACAAGGCGCTGCTGACCGCGCTCGACCAGACCTACGGCCTGGCGCCCGAGGTGCATCAATGGGTGGGCTTGCCCGAGACGTTCGAGGCGCGGCTGGAGCTCATGTTTCGCGTGGACGAAGCGTCCGCGCTGTTGTCGGGTGCCCGACGGTTGCTGCTGCAAATGGCGGGCTGGCTGGCGGCGCGCCACAGCGGGGTGACAGCGTTCACGCTGCATTGGGCACACGATGTGATGCGTTCGCGCGAGGTGGGCGAGGGCGGGCACCTGACGGTGGGCACGGCCGAGCCCACACGCAACGTGGAACACCTCAGCCGTTTGCTGGCCGAGCATCTGGGCAAGGTCGAGTTGGCGGCTCCCGTGGGCGATTTGCGGCTCAGCGCCGACACGGTGCACCGGCTCACCGAGGCCAGCGCTTCGCTGCTGCCCGACAACGCGGTGCACCAGGGCGAGACGCTGCACCTGGTGTTGGAGCGGCTGGCCGCACGACTGGGGCCAGAGCGGGTGTTGCGACCGGTGCTGACCGAAGACCACCGGCAAGAGTGGATGTGCCGCTGGCAACCCGCGCCGCTGGTCTTGCCGCGAAAACCTGCGCCGGGCCCGGAGTTGCCGCAGCCCACGTTTGTCTTGCCGCAGCCGCTGCGCCTGGCCATGCGTGGCAATCGGCCGATTTACCAGGGTGAATTGCAGTTGCTCGCCGGGCCGCAGCGGGTAGAGGGGGGTTGGTGGGACCGGGTCTCGGGAACGCCTGTCGATGAGGCTGAAACCACGCGCTATATGGCACGGGATTACTGGGTGGCGTTGTCGGCGTTGGCGGGGGTGTTGTGGGTGTTTCAGACGCGGCTGGATCACGAGCCGGCTTGGTATCTGCACGGGCATTTTGCTTGA